Proteins encoded within one genomic window of Streptomyces sp. NBC_01314:
- a CDS encoding flavin reductase family protein, whose product MPEALAPPSPGALRACMSRFATGVTVVSYATDDGPRGATMNSFTSVSAEPPLVLISVARRARCHDQLADGPFCVNILGAEQEQLARLFAGAPSTVEPRWAEGARVPRLADPLAWVECEPWRAYDGGDHTLVLGRVTDLGHRDGDALTYAWSRFASTTESTDGIEHLF is encoded by the coding sequence ATGCCCGAAGCACTCGCTCCCCCCAGTCCCGGCGCGCTGCGTGCCTGCATGTCCCGTTTCGCCACCGGCGTCACGGTGGTGTCGTACGCCACCGACGACGGTCCGCGGGGCGCCACCATGAACTCCTTCACGTCCGTGTCCGCCGAACCGCCGCTCGTCCTGATCAGCGTCGCCCGCCGGGCCCGCTGCCACGACCAGCTGGCCGACGGGCCCTTCTGCGTGAACATCCTCGGTGCCGAGCAGGAGCAGCTGGCCCGGCTGTTCGCGGGGGCCCCGAGCACCGTGGAGCCCCGCTGGGCGGAGGGCGCGCGCGTTCCGCGGCTGGCCGACCCGCTCGCCTGGGTGGAGTGCGAGCCCTGGCGCGCGTACGACGGTGGCGACCACACCCTGGTCCTCGGCCGCGTCACCGACCTCGGTCACCGCGACGGCGACGCCCTGACCTACGCCTGGAGCCGTTTCGCGTCCACGACCGAGTCGACCGACGGCATCGAGCACCTCTTCTAA
- the hpaB gene encoding 4-hydroxyphenylacetate 3-monooxygenase, oxygenase component: MAARTGKEFLERLSQSRPTVHIQGETLTGGIQEHPAFRNVVRTYAELYDLQHSDEHKDVLTYASPTSGEPVGTSFLTPRTPDDLVKRRKSFKVWADHSNGMLGRTGDYMNSSLMALASAADWFAQSNPAFGENIRRYYEKAREEDLLCTHTLIPPQVNRAVAGTQQAGGKLAARIVKEDDNGVVIRGARMLATIAPFADEMLVFPSTVLRGTPEDKPYSYAFAIPNDTPGLRYIAREPLDYDRPRHDHPLASRFEESDCVVVFDDVHVPFERCFALGDAELCNGFYSQTASVVHMTHQVVTRTTAKTEYILGLVTLLTEAIGIEQFQHVQEDIAEIITTLETLRAFLRAAEADAEINEYGVLTPAWAPLNAARNLYPKLYQRFPQILRKLGASGLMATPTELDITGPAAIDIEAYLQSATLTGAERVKLFRLVWDTCISAFSSRQALYEYYFFGDPVRMAGAYVKSYDREPYKAKVQNFLDQSSLERS, encoded by the coding sequence ATGGCCGCACGCACCGGCAAGGAATTCCTCGAACGCCTCTCCCAGTCCCGCCCCACCGTGCACATCCAGGGCGAGACGCTCACCGGGGGAATCCAGGAACACCCCGCCTTCCGCAACGTGGTGCGGACCTACGCCGAGCTGTACGACCTCCAGCACAGCGACGAACACAAGGACGTCCTCACCTACGCCTCCCCCACCTCCGGTGAGCCGGTCGGCACGTCCTTCCTCACTCCGCGCACACCCGACGATCTCGTCAAGCGCCGTAAGTCGTTCAAGGTGTGGGCCGACCACAGCAACGGCATGCTGGGCCGCACCGGCGACTACATGAACAGCTCCCTGATGGCGCTCGCCTCGGCCGCCGACTGGTTCGCCCAGTCCAACCCCGCCTTCGGCGAGAACATCCGCCGCTACTACGAGAAGGCCCGCGAAGAGGATCTGCTGTGCACCCACACGCTGATCCCGCCGCAGGTCAACCGGGCCGTGGCGGGCACCCAGCAGGCGGGCGGCAAGCTCGCGGCACGCATCGTGAAGGAGGACGACAACGGCGTGGTGATCCGCGGGGCGCGCATGCTCGCCACCATCGCCCCCTTCGCCGACGAGATGCTCGTCTTCCCCTCGACCGTGCTCCGCGGCACGCCCGAGGACAAGCCGTACTCGTACGCCTTCGCCATCCCCAACGACACCCCCGGCCTGCGCTACATCGCCCGCGAGCCCCTCGACTACGACCGCCCGCGCCACGACCACCCCCTCGCCTCCCGCTTCGAGGAATCGGACTGCGTCGTCGTCTTCGACGACGTGCACGTGCCCTTCGAGCGCTGCTTCGCCCTCGGTGACGCCGAGCTGTGCAACGGCTTCTATTCCCAGACCGCCTCCGTGGTGCACATGACCCACCAGGTCGTCACCCGCACCACCGCCAAGACCGAGTACATCCTCGGACTGGTGACACTGCTCACGGAGGCCATCGGCATCGAGCAGTTCCAGCACGTCCAGGAGGACATCGCCGAGATCATCACCACCCTGGAGACGCTGCGCGCCTTCCTGCGCGCGGCGGAAGCCGACGCCGAGATCAACGAGTACGGGGTGCTGACCCCGGCCTGGGCCCCCCTCAACGCCGCCCGCAACCTCTACCCCAAGCTCTACCAGCGCTTCCCGCAGATCCTGCGCAAGCTCGGCGCCTCCGGCCTGATGGCCACCCCGACCGAACTCGACATCACCGGCCCGGCGGCCATCGACATCGAGGCCTACCTCCAGTCGGCCACCCTCACCGGCGCCGAGCGCGTGAAGCTGTTCCGTCTCGTCTGGGACACCTGCATCTCCGCCTTCTCCAGCCGCCAGGCCCTGTACGAGTACTACTTCTTCGGCGACCCCGTCCGCATGGCCGGCGCGTACGTGAAGTCGTACGACCGCGAGCCGTACAAGGCGAAGGTCCAGAACTTCCTGGATCAGAGCAGCCTGGAGCGCTCCTGA
- a CDS encoding FAD-dependent monooxygenase translates to MREPKSRQAVVVGGSIGGLTTALLLRDLGWDVDVFERSTRDDARGGGIVLQPDTIRWFTERSTQALESLTTSTNLVQYLGSDNRVAHRENAQWSYSSWATLHSALLRDFGAERFRRGHRAVAVAQDASTATVEFDNGSFATGDLVVFADGVNSVGRQYVSPNTPVRYSGYIGWRGLVPERLLSSETCAVLEDSVTYALMPDSHIVMYPVPSPMEDGITERLMNFVWYRNVPAGPQLDQFVGGASAGVLSLPPDQVPHTEVERMRADAARDLPPAAAEVVSRCDAPYVQVVSDIRAAQMVRGRVAILGDAACAARPHAAAGTAKAAADAWNLAAAIEKSDDGLDRALQVWEPVQLALSAQLESRVQAMGERSQFDNSWRPSDPELRFGLYGPGI, encoded by the coding sequence ATGCGCGAACCCAAGTCCCGTCAGGCTGTCGTCGTCGGAGGGTCGATCGGCGGTCTCACCACCGCACTGCTGCTGCGCGACCTCGGCTGGGACGTCGACGTCTTCGAGCGATCGACCCGCGACGACGCCCGCGGCGGCGGCATCGTGCTGCAGCCGGACACGATCCGCTGGTTCACCGAACGCAGTACGCAGGCGCTGGAGAGCCTCACCACCTCGACAAATCTCGTCCAGTACCTGGGCAGCGACAATCGCGTGGCCCACCGCGAGAACGCGCAGTGGTCCTACAGCTCCTGGGCGACCCTCCACTCGGCGCTGCTGCGGGACTTCGGGGCCGAACGTTTCAGGCGCGGACACCGCGCCGTGGCGGTCGCTCAGGACGCGTCGACCGCGACCGTCGAGTTCGACAATGGCAGCTTTGCAACCGGCGACCTCGTGGTATTCGCCGACGGGGTGAACTCGGTGGGCCGGCAGTACGTCTCACCGAACACACCCGTCCGGTACTCCGGCTACATCGGTTGGCGCGGCCTCGTGCCAGAGCGTCTGCTGAGCAGCGAAACCTGTGCGGTTCTTGAGGACTCCGTGACCTACGCGCTCATGCCGGACTCACACATCGTGATGTATCCCGTGCCCAGCCCGATGGAAGACGGCATCACCGAAAGGCTTATGAACTTCGTCTGGTATCGCAACGTTCCGGCAGGACCCCAACTCGATCAGTTCGTCGGGGGCGCATCCGCCGGGGTCCTGTCATTGCCTCCGGACCAGGTTCCGCACACCGAGGTCGAACGAATGCGGGCCGATGCGGCTCGCGACCTACCGCCCGCGGCGGCCGAGGTCGTTTCGCGCTGCGACGCCCCCTACGTCCAGGTCGTCAGTGACATTCGCGCCGCACAGATGGTCCGAGGCCGGGTCGCGATACTCGGTGACGCCGCATGCGCCGCTCGCCCACACGCGGCGGCCGGCACCGCCAAGGCCGCTGCCGACGCGTGGAATCTGGCCGCGGCAATCGAAAAGTCAGACGACGGCCTGGACCGAGCCCTTCAGGTCTGGGAGCCCGTTCAACTCGCCCTGAGCGCCCAGCTCGAGTCGCGTGTCCAGGCCATGGGTGAGCGTTCACAGTTCGACAACTCCTGGCGCCCATCGGATCCCGAACTCCGGTTCGGTCTCTATGGGCCCGGCATCTAA
- a CDS encoding alpha/beta hydrolase has product MSAFHPDLKRGRFIPKVSFGRLSSRILRSVKWRSTDPGPDVTVQEMTVPGPKGAPPVSLRVFQPTGLKAAAPALLWVHGGGLIFGAPEQDDRTNIAFVRELGITVAAVRYRLGPDHPAPAAVEDAYAGLRGLVERAGDLHIDIDRIAIGGASAGGGLAAALALLAHDRGEIRPAFQLLLYPMLDDRTTTRTDLDSRKVRVWTPKSNRYGWSSYLGDAVAGPDVSPYAAAARREDLTGLPPAWIGVGTLDLFHDEDVEYARRLRDSGVPCDLDIVPGAFHGFDAVFPKAEVSRDFWRRQARALEGAL; this is encoded by the coding sequence ATGAGTGCCTTCCACCCCGATCTCAAGCGAGGTCGCTTCATCCCCAAGGTGTCCTTCGGGCGTCTGTCGTCGCGCATCCTGCGGAGCGTGAAGTGGCGCTCGACCGATCCAGGGCCGGACGTCACGGTCCAGGAGATGACCGTGCCCGGGCCGAAGGGCGCGCCGCCCGTCTCGCTGCGCGTCTTCCAGCCCACCGGCCTGAAGGCAGCGGCTCCGGCGTTGCTCTGGGTACACGGAGGCGGGCTGATCTTCGGCGCTCCCGAGCAGGACGACCGTACGAACATCGCCTTCGTCCGCGAGCTCGGCATCACCGTCGCCGCGGTTCGTTATCGACTGGGGCCGGACCATCCCGCGCCGGCCGCGGTCGAGGACGCCTATGCCGGGCTGCGTGGCCTGGTCGAGCGCGCGGGTGACCTGCACATCGACATCGACCGCATCGCGATCGGCGGTGCCAGCGCAGGCGGCGGACTCGCCGCGGCCCTCGCCCTGCTCGCCCATGACCGGGGCGAGATCCGGCCGGCGTTCCAACTGCTCCTCTACCCCATGCTGGACGACCGCACGACGACGAGAACCGACCTGGACTCCCGCAAGGTGCGCGTCTGGACGCCCAAGAGCAACCGGTACGGCTGGTCGTCCTACCTCGGCGACGCCGTCGCGGGCCCGGATGTCTCCCCGTACGCGGCCGCGGCCCGCCGCGAGGATCTCACCGGTCTTCCTCCGGCCTGGATCGGCGTCGGCACCCTCGATCTCTTCCACGACGAAGACGTCGAGTACGCGCGCCGGCTGCGTGACAGCGGCGTCCCCTGCGACCTCGACATCGTCCCCGGCGCTTTCCACGGCTTCGACGCGGTGTTCCCCAAGGCCGAGGTCTCGCGGGATTTCTGGCGCCGACAGGCACGGGCGCTGGAGGGCGCACTGTGA
- a CDS encoding CocE/NonD family hydrolase, with translation MDTQEEVAKTMLIERDVPIEMDDGIVLRADVFRPNDGSAHPTLMTYGPYGKGLAFADGYPTAWNKMAEEHPDTVSGSTNVHQCWEVADPEKWVPHGYVIIRVDSRGAGRSPGFLDPFSARETEDFRECIEWAGRQAWSNGKVGLNGISYYGMNQWRVAALKPGPLAAICVWEGASDFYREAARHGGVLSMMLLNWYEMQVLSVQHGRGEAGPRSAATGELVCGDRTLSESELAANRADLSTFHRDNEFIDAYRERRQADLSQVDVPLLSAGNWGGQGLHLRGNIEGFCRASSTEKWLEIHDGEHWVEFYTDYGVDLQRRFFDHFLKGEDNGWDEQPRIQMKVRHVDGTTEVRHEDAWPLPGTTWTDLQLDIDRMHPGAATESVVSFDVSGEGVSWTTEPMEETTEITGPVTCRLFVSTTSTDADIFAVLRAFDPAGNEHVFQGAIDPFSAVTKGWLRMSHREIDERLSTPYRPFHSHERASEVIPYEIYQLDVELWPTSVVLPPGWRLSLTLRGSDWVYDSAPETRLSNFKNAMQGSGPFLHDDPSDRPASVFSGRTSIHLGGEHKSFLRLPTVPATRTRTRTRTVPSAGSASEGRREKE, from the coding sequence GTGGATACTCAGGAAGAAGTGGCGAAGACGATGCTTATCGAAAGAGACGTGCCGATCGAGATGGACGATGGCATCGTTCTGCGAGCTGACGTCTTCCGTCCGAATGACGGCTCGGCACATCCCACGCTCATGACCTACGGGCCCTACGGGAAAGGTCTGGCGTTCGCCGACGGGTACCCGACGGCATGGAACAAGATGGCTGAGGAACATCCGGACACGGTGAGTGGGTCGACCAACGTCCACCAGTGCTGGGAGGTGGCGGACCCGGAGAAGTGGGTCCCCCATGGCTACGTCATCATTCGCGTGGACTCTCGTGGTGCCGGCCGGTCGCCCGGATTTCTGGATCCATTTTCCGCGCGAGAGACCGAGGACTTTCGCGAATGCATCGAATGGGCGGGCCGGCAGGCGTGGAGCAACGGCAAGGTCGGCCTGAACGGAATCTCGTATTACGGGATGAACCAGTGGCGGGTGGCCGCGCTGAAGCCAGGGCCTCTCGCGGCGATCTGCGTATGGGAGGGCGCCTCCGACTTCTACAGAGAGGCTGCACGCCATGGCGGCGTTCTGAGCATGATGCTGCTGAACTGGTACGAGATGCAGGTGCTGTCGGTCCAGCACGGACGAGGGGAGGCGGGACCGCGGAGCGCCGCGACCGGTGAACTGGTCTGCGGCGATCGAACGCTGAGTGAATCCGAACTCGCTGCGAACCGGGCTGACCTGTCGACGTTTCACCGCGACAACGAGTTCATCGACGCCTACCGTGAGCGACGCCAGGCTGATCTGTCCCAAGTCGATGTGCCGCTGTTGTCCGCCGGCAACTGGGGCGGGCAGGGACTGCACCTTCGCGGCAACATCGAAGGCTTTTGCAGGGCATCTTCGACGGAGAAATGGCTTGAGATCCATGACGGTGAACACTGGGTCGAGTTCTACACCGATTATGGCGTAGACCTCCAGCGCCGGTTCTTCGATCACTTCCTCAAGGGTGAAGACAACGGCTGGGATGAACAGCCCCGCATTCAGATGAAGGTGCGGCACGTCGATGGAACGACGGAGGTGCGACACGAAGACGCATGGCCACTTCCCGGGACGACCTGGACCGATCTGCAACTGGACATCGACCGAATGCACCCTGGTGCCGCCACTGAATCGGTCGTTTCCTTCGACGTCAGTGGCGAGGGCGTCTCCTGGACCACCGAACCGATGGAGGAGACCACCGAGATCACGGGACCGGTCACCTGCCGGCTCTTCGTATCCACTACCTCTACGGACGCGGACATCTTCGCGGTGCTGCGCGCTTTTGACCCGGCTGGGAATGAGCATGTGTTTCAAGGTGCTATTGATCCCTTCAGTGCAGTGACGAAGGGTTGGTTGCGAATGTCGCACCGGGAGATCGATGAGCGTCTCAGTACGCCGTACCGGCCGTTCCATTCGCATGAGCGGGCATCCGAGGTCATTCCCTACGAGATCTACCAACTCGATGTCGAACTGTGGCCCACCAGTGTGGTCCTACCGCCGGGCTGGCGCCTCAGCCTGACCCTGCGGGGCTCCGACTGGGTGTACGACTCGGCGCCGGAGACTCGACTCTCGAACTTCAAGAACGCGATGCAGGGTTCGGGACCGTTCCTGCACGACGATCCGTCGGATCGTCCGGCGTCCGTCTTCAGCGGACGCACTTCGATTCATCTGGGGGGCGAACACAAATCCTTTCTACGCCTCCCGACAGTCCCGGCAACCAGGACCAGGACCAGGACCAGGACCGTACCGTCGGCCGGTTCTGCCTCTGAAGGTCGACGAGAGAAGGAGTGA
- a CDS encoding NADPH:quinone reductase, producing MLRIVDLPMRDPGAGEVRVKIQYSGVNPTDWKTRIGGIHMPIPDGQVQVPHLDGSGIVDAVGPGVEGLVPGDRVWLWLVAFKRLEGTAQEYATVPVRLVRPLPDTASLELGASLGVPFITAHHALTLRAGGPAQLAPGVLAGVTVLVAGGAGAVGNAAIQLATWAGATVITTVSSEAKARLAKAAGAAMVVNYRTQDAAAEIRRLAPGGVDIVVEVSPSTNVGLDLAVLAPHGLIVVYANNGGDDVTMPVRSQMTLSVTWHFVLLYKMTDAVLDNAVASIDRALAAGVIGVGEDRGLPVHHYPLERIADAHRAVESGTVGKVLLDLSA from the coding sequence GTGCTCCGCATTGTCGACCTCCCCATGCGCGATCCGGGCGCGGGCGAGGTTCGGGTGAAAATCCAGTACTCAGGCGTCAACCCGACCGACTGGAAGACCCGCATCGGCGGCATCCACATGCCGATCCCCGACGGGCAGGTTCAGGTTCCGCACCTCGACGGCTCCGGGATCGTGGACGCCGTCGGCCCGGGGGTCGAGGGCCTCGTGCCGGGGGACAGGGTGTGGTTGTGGCTCGTCGCCTTCAAGCGCTTGGAGGGGACCGCGCAGGAGTACGCCACCGTTCCGGTCCGACTGGTCCGCCCGCTGCCCGACACGGCCTCTCTGGAGTTGGGCGCCAGCCTCGGGGTCCCTTTCATCACCGCTCATCACGCGCTGACGCTCCGTGCCGGAGGTCCGGCCCAGCTCGCGCCGGGGGTGCTCGCAGGGGTCACCGTGCTGGTCGCGGGAGGAGCCGGCGCCGTCGGCAATGCCGCGATCCAGCTGGCGACGTGGGCCGGTGCGACCGTGATCACGACTGTCAGCAGCGAAGCCAAGGCCCGCCTCGCGAAGGCCGCCGGCGCCGCGATGGTGGTGAACTACCGCACGCAGGACGCCGCCGCCGAGATACGGCGACTCGCGCCGGGCGGGGTGGACATCGTCGTTGAGGTCTCGCCGTCCACCAACGTCGGCCTGGACCTCGCTGTCCTCGCGCCGCACGGGCTGATCGTCGTCTACGCCAACAACGGCGGCGACGACGTCACCATGCCGGTCCGATCCCAGATGACTCTGAGCGTCACCTGGCATTTCGTGCTGCTGTACAAGATGACCGACGCCGTTCTCGACAACGCCGTCGCGTCCATCGACAGGGCCCTGGCAGCCGGGGTGATCGGCGTGGGTGAAGACAGAGGGTTGCCCGTTCACCACTATCCGCTGGAGCGAATCGCGGATGCCCACAGGGCGGTGGAGTCCGGAACCGTCGGAAAAGTTCTCCTTGACCTGTCCGCATGA
- a CDS encoding alpha/beta hydrolase, whose amino-acid sequence MSLKNQDVAAATSVKEDIEFRADSGVILRGWVMTPDSEGPHPTIVMTPGFSSSITRLETVADAFVARGFGVLLYDQRTCGSSDGEPRQDVDPVAQDRDMQMALSFVEQHPALDSDRIGLWGSSYSGANVLVVAAMDRRVKAVVSQVPFISGYDQFVLGNGQGALAAIDDNMDKDRQGRLKGEEPGRIQLVRMPTDPADQAVLFEDQADYEYLVGGPQGPAEGWINSVTIRSTGRALAYDVRPFMRRISPTPLMMVVAGDDQTTPPSLALEAYDAALEPKELMMISGGHYGVYWPHLSRDLVTDAAARWFETHLGKGTH is encoded by the coding sequence ATGAGTCTGAAGAACCAGGATGTGGCCGCGGCGACGTCGGTGAAGGAAGACATCGAGTTTCGCGCCGACAGCGGGGTCATACTGCGTGGCTGGGTGATGACCCCGGACTCCGAGGGGCCGCATCCCACCATCGTGATGACCCCTGGATTCTCCTCGTCGATCACCCGCCTCGAAACTGTCGCTGACGCCTTCGTCGCTCGGGGGTTCGGAGTCCTGCTGTACGACCAGCGGACGTGCGGCAGCAGCGATGGGGAGCCGCGCCAGGACGTCGATCCTGTCGCCCAGGACCGGGACATGCAGATGGCCCTGTCCTTCGTGGAGCAACACCCGGCGCTCGACAGCGACCGCATCGGCCTGTGGGGCTCCAGCTACAGCGGGGCGAACGTGCTCGTCGTGGCCGCCATGGACCGCCGGGTGAAAGCCGTCGTCAGCCAGGTGCCCTTCATCTCCGGGTACGACCAATTCGTACTGGGAAACGGCCAGGGCGCGCTCGCCGCGATCGACGACAACATGGACAAGGACAGGCAGGGAAGGCTCAAGGGCGAGGAGCCCGGCCGTATCCAGCTGGTGCGGATGCCGACCGATCCGGCTGACCAAGCCGTCCTCTTCGAGGACCAGGCGGACTACGAGTACCTCGTGGGTGGTCCCCAGGGCCCCGCCGAGGGATGGATCAACAGCGTGACCATCCGCTCGACCGGACGGGCGCTGGCATACGACGTGCGTCCGTTCATGCGCCGCATCAGCCCGACCCCTCTGATGATGGTCGTCGCCGGCGACGACCAGACCACTCCGCCCTCGCTCGCTCTGGAAGCCTACGACGCTGCGCTTGAGCCCAAGGAGCTCATGATGATCTCCGGGGGACACTACGGCGTGTACTGGCCTCACCTTTCCCGGGATCTTGTCACCGACGCCGCAGCCCGTTGGTTCGAGACCCATCTGGGCAAGGGCACGCATTGA
- a CDS encoding helix-turn-helix domain-containing protein, which yields MSRTMPHEVTPTAVWIAALELLARQAGAGSSSEDLHQRLVAVGRQLTGFDFCAVLLPDESGTQLLIRAWAGLDTFYVEQINTRNPLTLGSTARESPSSRAYTSGVSVWVSDITQHADFTQWSGPARAQGYRTLLAVPLRAGDQIVGTFNCYNREVIAPDPQLRHLVEALTDFASAALEITRLRQAETGRMNQLEALNEELRDRQARDERSQELHRRLTDVALTDSDLAHLANESAQMVGAGFLKIVDDSGFVLAQAGSDSVEDLTPEVSNSAVVLLHGEVAARIEAFGATLDPDMAARALEHAATVCALLLLRDRTAAEAEARFRDDLIGDLCSGDPERRAAARQRALRANLLVDEVQVVVMKDQSEGSATKVDNSPLGRRMRSISSRRPRLVCGRLGDYWVALWPTSEGAEDIAATLTHGAIGSQVHAVVAPAGGSEDLARAFRMARGALELGGSQAPLVRTIEDLGVVGLLLQLEDHRVVASFSDRVLGALRQSDLERSTDLILTLRTYLANDCRADVSAQKLFVHKNTVSQRLRRIEKLTGLSLASPSDVLQFSAALAADDIRAASDPSATERWSAPRP from the coding sequence TTGAGCAGGACGATGCCTCACGAAGTGACGCCAACCGCTGTGTGGATCGCGGCGCTCGAGTTGCTGGCCCGTCAGGCCGGGGCAGGGAGTTCGTCCGAGGACTTGCATCAGCGACTGGTCGCGGTCGGGCGCCAGCTCACCGGCTTCGACTTCTGCGCGGTTCTTCTCCCCGACGAGTCGGGGACCCAGCTGCTCATCCGTGCTTGGGCGGGTCTGGACACCTTCTACGTCGAGCAGATCAACACCCGGAACCCGTTGACGCTTGGTAGCACCGCGAGAGAGTCGCCCTCCAGCAGGGCCTATACCTCCGGCGTTTCCGTTTGGGTATCCGACATCACGCAGCATGCCGACTTCACCCAGTGGTCCGGGCCGGCGAGGGCGCAGGGTTACAGGACGCTGCTGGCTGTGCCGCTGCGAGCGGGCGACCAGATCGTCGGGACCTTCAACTGTTACAACAGAGAGGTCATCGCCCCGGATCCCCAGCTTCGCCACCTGGTCGAGGCCCTGACGGATTTCGCGAGCGCGGCTCTCGAAATCACGCGGCTCCGCCAGGCGGAGACCGGCCGGATGAACCAGCTCGAGGCTCTCAACGAGGAACTGCGCGACCGGCAGGCGCGGGACGAGCGATCTCAGGAGTTGCATCGTCGCCTTACCGACGTGGCGCTCACCGACTCGGATCTCGCCCACCTCGCAAATGAGTCCGCGCAGATGGTGGGCGCCGGCTTCCTGAAGATCGTCGACGATTCGGGTTTCGTGCTCGCACAGGCGGGCTCCGACTCGGTCGAAGACCTGACGCCGGAGGTCTCGAACTCGGCGGTGGTTCTCCTGCACGGGGAGGTAGCCGCACGAATCGAAGCTTTCGGCGCGACCCTCGACCCCGACATGGCCGCTCGCGCACTGGAGCACGCCGCGACCGTCTGCGCGCTCCTGCTTCTGCGCGACCGGACCGCGGCCGAGGCCGAAGCCCGATTCAGAGACGATCTGATCGGGGATCTCTGTTCCGGCGACCCTGAGCGGCGCGCTGCGGCCCGGCAGCGTGCACTACGAGCAAACCTGCTCGTCGATGAGGTTCAGGTAGTCGTGATGAAGGACCAAAGCGAAGGAAGTGCCACGAAGGTCGACAACTCGCCGCTCGGACGCCGGATGCGATCCATTTCGAGCCGACGACCCCGCCTTGTGTGCGGTCGGCTCGGCGACTACTGGGTCGCTCTCTGGCCGACCAGTGAAGGCGCGGAGGACATCGCTGCCACCCTCACGCACGGCGCGATCGGCTCTCAGGTACACGCGGTGGTGGCCCCGGCCGGCGGTTCGGAAGACCTGGCCAGAGCGTTCCGGATGGCACGGGGCGCGCTTGAACTCGGCGGCTCCCAGGCTCCTCTGGTTCGCACCATCGAAGACCTGGGGGTGGTGGGCCTGTTGCTCCAGCTGGAGGACCACAGGGTCGTCGCGAGCTTCAGTGATCGCGTGCTGGGTGCACTGCGCCAGAGCGATCTCGAGCGCTCGACAGACCTGATCCTCACCTTGAGGACCTACCTGGCCAATGACTGCCGCGCCGATGTGTCCGCTCAGAAGCTCTTCGTTCACAAGAACACGGTCTCCCAGCGGCTTCGGCGCATCGAGAAGCTGACGGGACTCTCTCTCGCAAGTCCTTCGGACGTCTTGCAGTTCAGTGCCGCCTTGGCAGCTGACGACATCCGGGCAGCGTCGGACCCTTCGGCAACCGAGCGCTGGTCCGCCCCTCGCCCTTGA
- a CDS encoding MarR family winged helix-turn-helix transcriptional regulator gives MTQEPEPLDADHLHFWSFIDHAVDRASRELPGIDPLAMRLVLTLHRAANMLVYDLESAVHRPRGWSWPGFRVLFAIWLSGPVEAKKVAELSGMSRAAVSALVNTLDRDGLVSKERASYDGRAVQLGLTEAGVHAITTAFQAHNAREQEWAGALSEDEQQTLIELLGKLTAHSAHSDVRHRT, from the coding sequence GTGACCCAGGAACCGGAACCGCTGGACGCCGACCACCTGCACTTCTGGTCGTTCATCGACCACGCCGTCGACCGGGCGTCGCGGGAACTCCCCGGCATCGACCCGCTCGCCATGCGGCTGGTGCTCACCCTCCACCGCGCGGCCAACATGCTCGTCTACGACCTCGAATCCGCCGTACACCGGCCTCGCGGCTGGTCATGGCCCGGCTTCCGAGTGCTGTTCGCCATCTGGCTGTCGGGCCCGGTAGAGGCGAAGAAGGTCGCGGAGCTGTCCGGCATGAGCCGAGCCGCCGTGTCGGCGCTGGTGAACACGCTGGACCGGGACGGCCTGGTGAGCAAGGAGCGCGCCTCCTACGACGGGCGCGCGGTCCAGCTCGGCCTCACCGAGGCCGGCGTGCATGCGATCACCACCGCCTTCCAGGCACACAACGCACGTGAACAGGAGTGGGCGGGCGCCCTCAGTGAGGACGAGCAGCAGACCCTCATCGAGTTGCTCGGCAAGCTGACCGCGCACTCCGCGCACAGCGACGTCCGGCATCGGACCTGA